The sequence AGCTTCCGCTGCGACGCCAATATCTCCCTGCGACCGATAGGCGAGACCAAATTAGGCACCCGTACTGAACTCAAGAACATGAACTCGTTCCGCAACGTGCAACGCGCCCTTGAATACGAAGTCCGCCGCCAGCGCGATTTACTCCTGGACGGTGAGGTAATTGTTCAAGAGACTCTGCTGTGGGACCCGGACCGCAACGTCACCAACTCTATGCGCAGCAAGGAAGAGGCCCACGACTACCGTTATTTCCCAGACCCGGACCTAGTCCCCATTATCATCGACGACGAATGGCTGGAGCAAATACGACAAACTCTGCCTGAACTGCCAGGAGAACGCAAACGCCGGTTCATTGAGGTATTAAGCCTGCCGGAGTACGATGCCGAAGTCCTGACTTCGACTAAGGAACTCGCCGATTATTTCGAGGAGGCGTATCAAGGCTACGCCAATGTCAAGAAGCTCAGCAATTGGATCATGACCGAGTTGATGCGGGAGTTCAAGGGAGAGATCGGCGAGGACATCGCTAGCTGCCAGGTACGGCCCAAAAACCTCGCCGCCCTGCTTGCGCTGATCGATTCTGGCAGTATCAGCGGCAAAATCGCCAAGACAGTCTTTACCGAGATGCTCGCCTCAGGAAAAGAACCAGAGGCCATCGTTAAAGAAAAAGGCCTGGTGCAGATGAGCGACGAAGGCGATCTGGTCAAAGTCGTTCGTGATATTTTGGCCAAGAACACCGAGCAAGTAGCTCAGTTCCGGGAAGGCAAGACCAAGGTAATGGGTTTTT is a genomic window of Desulfobulbaceae bacterium containing:
- the gatB gene encoding Asp-tRNA(Asn)/Glu-tRNA(Gln) amidotransferase subunit GatB — translated: SFRCDANISLRPIGETKLGTRTELKNMNSFRNVQRALEYEVRRQRDLLLDGEVIVQETLLWDPDRNVTNSMRSKEEAHDYRYFPDPDLVPIIIDDEWLEQIRQTLPELPGERKRRFIEVLSLPEYDAEVLTSTKELADYFEEAYQGYANVKKLSNWIMTELMREFKGEIGEDIASCQVRPKNLAALLALIDSGSISGKIAKTVFTEMLASGKEPEAIVKEKGLVQMSDEGDLVKVVRDILAKNTEQVAQFREGKTKVMGFFVGQLMKQTQGRANPQMANDLFMKELG